The following proteins come from a genomic window of Nitrospira sp.:
- a CDS encoding tetratricopeptide repeat protein, which produces MWFPSCASRITLHYPMSDNHKHRARIFLHRGDLVQARAAWEAAVADDRTPGNQQALSDSLGNLGNTCALMNDFPRAEQCYREVLQIQRTERNLTAVAHTLVNLGNLHIASDHPEKARPYYLEAMDFLRQLQDNRGLGILYNNLALQEARDGQWEQAVALFKLALDHHRTVGNEEGLAVTYSQLGKCYLDQGDHTRAERCLNNASEHYIKLGNEPAEAAVLRLLSKVYETRQDHTAARRCLERVVSLDQHYALPELRTDSAHLSTLRQSG; this is translated from the coding sequence ATGTGGTTTCCATCCTGCGCTTCACGAATAACGCTTCACTATCCCATGTCGGACAATCATAAACATCGCGCTCGCATTTTTCTTCATCGCGGCGATCTGGTCCAGGCTCGCGCTGCCTGGGAAGCGGCAGTCGCCGATGATCGAACTCCCGGTAATCAGCAAGCACTGTCGGATTCTCTTGGGAACCTTGGCAACACCTGCGCCCTCATGAACGATTTTCCACGCGCAGAACAGTGCTATCGGGAGGTGCTTCAGATTCAACGGACCGAGCGCAATCTCACCGCCGTAGCTCATACTCTGGTCAATCTGGGCAACCTGCATATCGCATCCGACCATCCTGAAAAAGCACGTCCCTACTATCTTGAGGCCATGGATTTTCTGCGCCAGTTACAAGACAACCGAGGACTTGGCATTCTCTACAACAATCTGGCGTTGCAAGAAGCTCGTGACGGTCAGTGGGAGCAAGCCGTGGCCTTATTTAAACTAGCGCTCGATCATCACCGAACGGTCGGCAACGAAGAAGGGCTCGCGGTCACCTATAGCCAACTCGGCAAATGCTATCTCGATCAGGGAGACCACACCAGAGCCGAACGCTGCTTGAACAACGCCTCGGAACACTACATCAAACTCGGGAACGAACCGGCGGAGGCCGCCGTTCTCCGCCTTCTCTCCAAGGTCTACGAGACGCGTCAGGACCATACCGCTGCTCGACGATGTCTTGAGCGTGTGGTGTCACTCGACCAACACTATGCCTTGCCGGAGCTCCGCACCGACTCCGCCCATCTCTCCACGCTGCGCCAATCCGGATAG
- the metG gene encoding methionine--tRNA ligase codes for MTDTNPFYITTPIYYVNDVPHIGHAYTTIAADVLARYWRLRGREVFFLTGLDEHGQKVQQAAAKADINPQAHCDKLAPQFQTLWQRLNISNDAFIRTTDLEHKAIVQRYLQELYDKNLIYQDSYTGWYCTFDERFWTEKDVESGLCPDCKRPVEQLSEHNYFFKMGQYQDRLIEHIKTHLDFIRPESRRNEVLGFLQTQKLGDLSISRPKSRLSWGIELPFDNDYVTYVWFDALVNYMSALDYLPREKPTGSQFWPANVHLVGKDILTTHAVYWSTMLMALNLPLPETIFAHGWWTVDGEKMSKSRGNVVDPNKMIDEVGADAFRYFLLREVPFGQDGDYSLAGMVTRINSDLANGLGNLLSRTLTLIERSQGGLVPAPGTGGPAERELEQAIVSLLNTVLPHHLEQLEFNRALEAIWHVVQLANQYVDKTAPWTLVKHESNAEQLRTVLYTMAETLRCLSLAIYPIMPNSARLICGQLGISAEFTSPLLKDTVEWGGLKPGTIIHKGPSLFPRIESKPGVKPVSEPSIPSPSTSTAPTTTATPPTTPPAAAPVAPPQITIDDFMKIQLKTAKVISAERVPKSEKLLKLQVSLGAEQRQIVAGIGKKYEPDALVGKTIVIVANLKPAKLMGIESQGMVLAAGDADVRGLLTIQEEVDPGTKVK; via the coding sequence ATGACAGACACGAACCCCTTCTACATCACCACTCCGATTTACTACGTCAATGATGTCCCACACATCGGCCATGCCTACACCACCATCGCGGCCGACGTGCTGGCGCGCTACTGGCGGCTACGTGGCCGTGAGGTCTTCTTTTTGACCGGTCTCGATGAACATGGCCAGAAAGTGCAACAGGCCGCGGCCAAAGCCGACATCAACCCTCAGGCCCACTGCGATAAGCTTGCGCCTCAGTTTCAAACATTATGGCAACGCCTCAACATCTCAAACGATGCGTTCATTCGGACGACGGATCTCGAGCACAAGGCCATTGTCCAACGATACCTTCAGGAGCTCTACGACAAGAATCTCATTTATCAGGATTCGTATACCGGTTGGTACTGCACGTTCGATGAGCGGTTCTGGACTGAGAAAGACGTGGAGTCTGGACTCTGTCCGGACTGCAAACGCCCCGTCGAACAGCTCAGCGAGCACAACTACTTCTTCAAGATGGGGCAATATCAGGACCGCTTGATCGAACACATCAAGACGCATCTGGATTTTATTCGTCCGGAATCGCGACGCAACGAAGTCCTTGGGTTCTTACAAACCCAAAAACTAGGCGACCTCTCGATCTCGAGACCAAAATCACGACTCTCCTGGGGGATCGAACTGCCGTTCGACAATGACTACGTCACCTATGTCTGGTTCGATGCGCTGGTGAATTACATGTCCGCGCTGGACTATCTCCCGAGAGAGAAGCCGACGGGAAGCCAATTTTGGCCTGCGAATGTCCATCTTGTCGGAAAGGACATCCTGACGACCCATGCCGTGTATTGGTCCACGATGCTCATGGCGTTGAACCTGCCGTTGCCGGAGACCATCTTTGCCCATGGTTGGTGGACGGTCGACGGCGAAAAAATGTCGAAGAGCCGCGGCAATGTCGTCGATCCCAATAAGATGATCGATGAAGTCGGGGCGGATGCGTTTCGCTATTTCTTACTGCGCGAGGTGCCATTTGGACAAGACGGAGACTACTCCCTTGCCGGGATGGTGACGCGCATCAATAGTGATCTTGCCAACGGCCTGGGTAATCTCTTGAGTCGAACGCTCACCCTTATCGAGCGGTCTCAAGGAGGGTTGGTACCGGCTCCCGGGACAGGTGGACCAGCAGAGCGAGAACTCGAACAAGCCATAGTCTCTCTCCTAAACACCGTGTTGCCGCATCATCTGGAGCAATTGGAGTTTAACCGGGCCCTGGAAGCTATCTGGCACGTCGTCCAACTTGCTAATCAATATGTCGACAAGACCGCGCCCTGGACATTGGTTAAGCATGAGAGCAATGCGGAACAACTGAGGACTGTCCTCTATACCATGGCAGAGACGCTGCGCTGCCTCAGCTTAGCCATATATCCCATAATGCCTAACAGTGCGCGGTTAATCTGCGGCCAGCTTGGCATCTCAGCTGAATTCACAAGCCCTCTACTGAAAGATACGGTTGAATGGGGTGGGTTGAAGCCAGGCACCATCATCCATAAAGGCCCATCGCTTTTCCCGCGTATCGAATCAAAACCAGGAGTAAAACCAGTGAGCGAACCATCTATCCCTTCACCGTCGACCTCTACTGCGCCAACAACTACAGCAACTCCCCCAACAACGCCCCCTGCAGCAGCTCCAGTCGCACCGCCCCAGATCACCATCGACGATTTCATGAAGATTCAGCTGAAGACAGCAAAGGTCATCAGTGCAGAACGCGTCCCGAAGTCAGAGAAGCTGTTGAAGCTACAAGTCTCTCTCGGCGCCGAGCAGCGCCAGATCGTGGCGGGCATCGGCAAGAAGTACGAGCCTGATGCACTGGTCGGGAAAACCATCGTGATTGTGGCCAATCTCAAACCGGCGAAGCTTATGGGCATCGAATCGCAGGGCATGGTACTGGCTGCTGGCGATGCCGACGTGCGTGGACTGCTCACCATTCAAGAAGAAGTGGACCCTGGCACGAAGGTGAAATGA
- a CDS encoding cation transporter, translated as MTALASYTHLRSRLQLALAINAVIIAAEFAGGWLLNSIGLMSDAGHNLVDQGSLFLALYAHLLTARPASESRTFGYHRAGIIAAFLNSFILLLTAAGIALVGLKRLLQPVPVDGGWVMAVAAVSFLANLGIALLLQHGAKDDLNIRSAFWHMLGDAWVSLGVIVSGGAILLTGWTILDPLVSLLIVGVILRGAWPIFKESMDVLLESTPPGISASQVATTMEAIPGVTNVHDLHIWAVEPRLVMLTSHVMIERHRTPLELLQLIQNRITTDFGIKHMTIQLETECCDPDDIHCDLRKLTDQHHEAHGFAHHH; from the coding sequence ATGACAGCACTTGCCTCGTACACACATCTCCGATCGCGGCTCCAACTTGCACTAGCCATCAATGCCGTGATTATCGCGGCTGAGTTTGCTGGCGGCTGGCTTCTCAATAGTATCGGCTTGATGAGCGACGCAGGCCACAACCTTGTCGATCAAGGATCGCTCTTTCTCGCACTCTATGCCCATCTCCTCACCGCACGGCCGGCTTCCGAGAGCCGGACCTTCGGCTACCATCGAGCCGGTATCATCGCGGCGTTTCTGAACAGTTTCATTCTGTTGCTCACCGCTGCCGGCATCGCACTGGTCGGCCTGAAGCGATTGCTACAACCCGTCCCCGTGGACGGTGGATGGGTGATGGCGGTCGCCGCCGTCAGCTTCCTAGCCAATCTCGGGATCGCCCTTTTACTCCAGCATGGCGCGAAAGATGATTTGAACATTCGGAGTGCGTTCTGGCACATGTTGGGAGATGCGTGGGTCTCACTCGGCGTGATTGTCAGCGGCGGCGCGATTCTCCTGACAGGATGGACGATCCTAGATCCGCTCGTGAGTTTACTGATTGTCGGAGTCATTCTCCGAGGAGCCTGGCCGATCTTTAAAGAGTCGATGGATGTCCTGTTGGAGTCAACTCCGCCGGGCATCAGCGCATCTCAAGTGGCCACGACCATGGAGGCCATCCCCGGCGTCACAAACGTGCACGATCTTCACATTTGGGCCGTCGAGCCTCGACTGGTCATGCTCACCAGCCACGTGATGATCGAGCGTCACCGTACCCCTTTGGAGTTGCTGCAGCTGATCCAGAACAGGATCACGACGGACTTCGGCATCAAGCATATGACCATCCAACTAGAAACCGAATGTTGCGACCCCGACGACATCCACTGCGACCTTCGGAAACTGACTGACCAGCATCACGAAGCCCACGGCTTCGCACATCATCATTGA
- a CDS encoding VanZ family protein → MTLWTGLKLKSGMLWFVLAVLAIAPLLPFSNFVGHPHWDYVRWVPFQDFALSRNVLKDIVGNTLWFMVFGYLFHYQLNEDSRTLRTIATITAITGGISLSTEFFQVFCHNRIASITDVICNVLGAGLGGYLAEKQRANSYRTITSDVGMEGNGSKTIR, encoded by the coding sequence ATGACCCTTTGGACAGGACTCAAGCTAAAGAGCGGAATGCTGTGGTTTGTACTGGCCGTCCTCGCTATCGCTCCCCTGCTCCCATTCAGTAACTTTGTCGGACACCCGCACTGGGACTATGTTCGTTGGGTCCCTTTTCAAGACTTTGCTCTTTCCCGGAACGTGCTGAAGGACATTGTCGGGAACACGCTCTGGTTCATGGTGTTCGGATATCTGTTTCACTACCAGCTGAATGAGGATTCACGCACTCTCCGGACCATTGCTACAATCACCGCCATCACGGGCGGCATCTCACTATCGACCGAATTCTTCCAAGTCTTCTGTCACAACCGCATCGCTTCGATAACGGATGTGATATGCAATGTGCTCGGGGCCGGTCTCGGGGGGTACCTTGCTGAGAAACAGCGTGCCAACAGCTACAGAACGATAACCAGCGACGTGGGGATGGAAGGTAATGGGTCAAAAACGATTCGATAG
- a CDS encoding response regulator produces MATILVIDDEQSIRGLLKEVLVKAGHRVLEAENGRKGLTLYQKELVDLVIMDLLMPETDGLEATLQLTREYVDAKVIAITGAQGDHNFLDIAKLFGARRAFEKPFDINKLLDAVKEELAA; encoded by the coding sequence ATGGCGACTATCCTAGTCATTGACGACGAACAATCCATCCGAGGGCTGCTGAAAGAGGTCTTGGTCAAGGCAGGGCACCGCGTGCTCGAAGCCGAGAATGGACGCAAAGGGCTCACGCTCTATCAGAAAGAGCTGGTCGATCTCGTGATCATGGACTTGTTGATGCCGGAGACGGACGGCCTTGAGGCCACGCTTCAGCTCACTCGCGAATATGTCGATGCCAAAGTAATCGCGATCACGGGAGCACAAGGCGATCACAACTTCCTCGATATTGCGAAACTCTTCGGTGCACGTCGCGCCTTCGAAAAGCCATTCGACATCAACAAACTACTTGATGCGGTGAAAGAAGAACTGGCAGCCTAA
- a CDS encoding DUF882 domain-containing protein — MTRRAFLQVSLVGTLLLSGRLVGPQPAQARELPEGKLTLVNVWTNERLDVTYRDEAGNYDLSALDDVNDLLRCHYTGEVGAMDVRVLEHVNLVQKKLGSQQEIHVISGFRSPEYNAMLVRTDQHVAKNSLHMQGQAIDLLIPGVSTTKLRQAALELRYGGVGSYKRSSYVHLDSGPFRHW, encoded by the coding sequence TTGACCAGGCGAGCATTTCTTCAGGTTTCCTTGGTGGGGACTCTCTTACTGAGTGGGCGGTTAGTTGGCCCACAGCCGGCGCAGGCTCGTGAGCTTCCAGAGGGCAAGCTGACGTTGGTGAATGTGTGGACCAATGAGCGGCTGGATGTCACCTATCGAGACGAAGCCGGGAACTATGACCTGTCAGCGCTTGATGATGTGAATGACCTCTTGCGCTGTCATTACACGGGTGAAGTGGGGGCTATGGATGTGCGTGTGTTGGAGCACGTGAATTTGGTGCAAAAGAAACTCGGCAGTCAGCAAGAGATTCATGTGATTTCTGGCTTTCGGTCTCCCGAGTATAACGCCATGTTGGTTCGGACGGACCAACATGTCGCCAAGAATAGCTTACACATGCAAGGACAGGCGATCGATCTTTTGATTCCTGGTGTTTCCACCACGAAGCTCCGCCAGGCCGCGCTCGAACTGCGGTACGGTGGGGTCGGCTCCTACAAACGTTCGAGCTACGTACATTTGGATTCAGGCCCCTTCCGGCATTGGTAG
- a CDS encoding SagB/ThcOx family dehydrogenase, translating to MSTENLIPATTSESVSTDPVDRVIHYHIRTKHHFNRYARSMGFLDWANQPDPFRRFEGAQLIPLPLLKPDEAPLSPAYGAMYEQGAVPCQPVSVRTLSRFFEFALALSAWKKAGESEWALRSNPSSGNLHPTEGYVVIPKIDGLDLKPGLYHYAPKEHGLEWRTEFPAEQVARLLAPFPADAFLFGLTSIHWREAWKYGERAFRYCNHDVGHAIGSTRIAAATLGWNMALLDGVDEDTVAMLLGTDRKDDFGEAEPEHPDCLAVIWPSREVRGEQRTVPLFLDRAIVKELAGATWHGKANRLSQEHGVHWDIIDEAANASWKPQTDRPMSTLPAIRLTFSNTLHASRETNNVGPLAGHIIRQRRSAVSFDGKTSISASTFFHMMQRVMPWSEQPQLERPMPWDVWPYDPAIHLLIFVHRVDGLTPGLYCLVRDPKKVTFTQQAVNPELTWTLAPECPDGLPLYWLLEGDARKLAVQVSCHQDIAGDSAFSFGMLAEFEGTLRERGAWWYPRMFWEAGLLGQVLYLEAEAAGVRATGIGCFFDDPVHESIGVKELAMQSLYHFTIGGPVEDRRLQMLPPYDHLRPHV from the coding sequence ATGAGCACCGAGAATCTGATTCCCGCTACAACGTCTGAGTCAGTTTCGACCGACCCCGTGGATCGAGTCATTCATTATCACATTAGGACCAAACACCATTTCAATCGCTATGCCCGCTCGATGGGGTTTCTGGATTGGGCGAATCAGCCTGATCCGTTTCGACGCTTCGAGGGTGCTCAGCTCATCCCACTCCCATTACTCAAGCCAGATGAAGCGCCGTTGTCGCCGGCATATGGAGCGATGTATGAACAGGGAGCTGTTCCTTGCCAGCCTGTCAGCGTGCGAACCCTCTCTCGATTTTTTGAGTTCGCCCTGGCCTTGTCCGCATGGAAAAAAGCAGGAGAGTCGGAGTGGGCTCTGCGTAGTAATCCATCATCCGGTAATCTGCATCCGACAGAAGGCTATGTTGTCATACCAAAGATCGACGGACTCGATCTCAAACCTGGCCTCTATCATTACGCGCCGAAGGAACATGGTCTGGAATGGCGGACTGAGTTTCCGGCTGAACAGGTTGCTCGGTTGCTGGCGCCGTTTCCGGCCGATGCGTTTCTCTTCGGACTGACGTCGATTCATTGGCGGGAAGCATGGAAATATGGCGAGCGGGCGTTCCGCTACTGCAATCACGACGTCGGCCATGCAATCGGCTCCACGCGAATTGCCGCGGCGACGCTTGGTTGGAACATGGCGCTGTTGGACGGTGTGGATGAAGACACTGTGGCGATGCTACTCGGGACAGATCGCAAGGATGACTTTGGAGAAGCTGAACCGGAACATCCTGACTGTCTGGCAGTGATCTGGCCCTCAAGGGAGGTGAGGGGAGAGCAAAGGACGGTGCCGTTGTTTCTCGATAGGGCGATTGTGAAGGAGTTGGCCGGTGCGACATGGCATGGGAAAGCCAATCGACTGAGCCAAGAGCATGGGGTCCACTGGGACATCATCGACGAAGCGGCCAATGCCTCGTGGAAGCCACAGACGGATCGACCGATGAGTACTCTCCCTGCGATAAGGCTTACATTCTCCAATACGCTTCACGCTTCACGAGAGACGAACAACGTGGGTCCGTTGGCTGGCCACATCATCCGCCAGCGCCGAAGCGCAGTGTCGTTTGACGGCAAGACGTCAATTTCCGCCAGCACGTTTTTTCATATGATGCAGCGCGTCATGCCTTGGAGTGAACAGCCACAGTTGGAACGGCCAATGCCGTGGGATGTGTGGCCCTATGATCCGGCGATTCATCTTCTGATATTTGTCCATCGGGTGGATGGATTGACGCCTGGGCTCTATTGCCTCGTCCGTGATCCGAAGAAGGTCACGTTCACTCAACAAGCTGTGAATCCCGAGCTGACATGGACTCTTGCCCCGGAGTGTCCTGACGGCCTCCCGCTCTACTGGTTGCTCGAAGGCGATGCCCGTAAGCTGGCTGTGCAGGTGAGTTGCCATCAGGACATAGCCGGTGATAGTGCGTTCTCGTTCGGGATGTTGGCTGAGTTCGAGGGAACGTTGCGGGAACGAGGTGCCTGGTGGTATCCCCGGATGTTTTGGGAAGCGGGCTTGCTCGGGCAGGTCTTGTATCTGGAAGCGGAAGCGGCAGGAGTGCGGGCGACGGGAATCGGTTGTTTCTTCGACGATCCAGTCCACGAGAGTATTGGTGTGAAGGAGTTGGCTATGCAATCCCTCTATCACTTCACCATTGGTGGGCCGGTGGAAGATCGACGTTTGCAGATGTTACCGCCGTACGATCATCTACGGCCTCATGTATAA
- a CDS encoding DUF4403 family protein: protein MFPKFLRNSLVAVSLLLLLTGCIAKQYVVHPPPPTLLSATQPPLSSATESTLSLPVQMDLAPFLATVNDENVIPKVFDQSGNPIKHSKGIEHKYYVERDDFTTERVDSYQSMSQDQGAMLRDWWKGIDLPGTHLPLTAELHPHLGTQAPTPTVKAPADCDAGQGRLRKTMLHTGIVIGMTPNYGLSASVADVAVNTIDPCTARIITTDLPQDARNRLTDTVRGGLQHAVASLHASTVRPQVEEAWNGLRAPIQLEPNAWLHLNVEKIKRNEFSIERQSLQDTLHIIATPVIVFGSEPPVAAAALPQLDTQPASPGFHVVADIPLDYPSLSQSLAARLKGKRVAVKGDFIQITDAAILGRGGNQVVLRIAFAGDATGHLYFVGKPEMNTLTQSVQIGGLRLDHDSEQFLAKSGPDWLAHSSMRELVMGETVLGVTSATDRMRNLLRMALNRTINQTLSLQGTVVSVQGIGVFADVNSLYVRVMSDGSLNLKAEGKP from the coding sequence ATGTTTCCCAAATTCTTACGTAACTCCCTCGTCGCCGTATCCTTGTTACTGTTGTTGACGGGCTGTATCGCCAAGCAGTATGTCGTTCACCCACCGCCGCCGACGCTGTTGTCGGCCACCCAGCCCCCCCTCTCTTCGGCCACCGAGTCAACCCTCAGCCTTCCTGTTCAGATGGACCTCGCGCCGTTTCTAGCTACGGTCAACGATGAGAACGTCATTCCAAAAGTGTTTGATCAATCAGGCAACCCCATCAAGCACTCGAAAGGCATTGAACACAAGTATTATGTGGAGCGGGATGATTTTACGACCGAACGTGTCGACTCCTACCAATCCATGAGCCAGGATCAAGGTGCCATGCTCCGCGATTGGTGGAAGGGAATCGACCTTCCGGGGACTCACCTCCCCCTCACCGCTGAGCTTCATCCTCACCTCGGTACGCAGGCACCCACACCGACCGTCAAGGCACCCGCCGACTGTGACGCCGGCCAGGGGCGGTTGCGAAAAACAATGCTGCATACTGGTATCGTCATTGGCATGACTCCAAACTACGGTCTGTCCGCATCCGTCGCCGATGTAGCAGTGAATACCATTGATCCATGTACCGCTCGCATCATCACGACCGACCTTCCCCAGGACGCCAGGAATAGGTTGACGGACACGGTACGAGGCGGCCTCCAGCACGCGGTCGCTAGCCTTCACGCGAGCACGGTTCGCCCTCAAGTGGAAGAAGCATGGAACGGGTTGCGCGCCCCTATTCAATTGGAACCGAACGCGTGGCTCCACCTCAATGTCGAAAAGATTAAACGCAATGAGTTCTCGATAGAGAGACAGAGTCTTCAGGACACGCTGCACATCATCGCCACGCCGGTGATCGTCTTCGGTTCCGAACCACCTGTTGCCGCTGCAGCACTTCCTCAACTCGATACACAACCGGCTTCCCCTGGATTCCACGTCGTCGCTGACATTCCGCTGGACTATCCCTCGCTGTCCCAATCACTTGCGGCGCGTTTGAAGGGGAAACGTGTCGCCGTGAAAGGAGACTTCATCCAGATCACTGACGCCGCCATTTTGGGTCGTGGAGGCAACCAAGTGGTCTTGCGGATAGCCTTTGCAGGAGATGCGACCGGCCACCTATATTTCGTGGGGAAACCTGAAATGAACACGTTGACACAATCCGTCCAGATCGGCGGCCTCCGTTTGGACCACGATTCCGAACAGTTCCTAGCGAAGAGTGGGCCCGATTGGCTCGCCCACTCTTCCATGAGAGAACTCGTGATGGGTGAAACCGTCCTCGGTGTGACTTCGGCGACCGACCGCATGCGAAACCTGCTTCGAATGGCACTGAATCGAACAATCAATCAGACGCTCTCCCTGCAGGGAACCGTCGTGTCGGTGCAAGGCATCGGCGTGTTCGCCGATGTGAACTCGCTGTACGTTCGAGTGATGAGTGACGGATCGCTCAATCTAAAGGCCGAGGGCAAACCCTAA
- the glgB gene encoding 1,4-alpha-glucan branching protein GlgB, protein MSIDRPIQQDDLDRLIAGTHWAPHTVLGPHPTMIDGHPGFAIRAWLPQITDVEVVSDSILSPMTRIREEGLYEALLPDTTLAPSYTLRVTDYNGTVADIHDPYAFPPLLTDLELHLFTEGTLYKAYDSFGAHLRTVQGVPGVHFVLWAPNAARVSIIGDFNGWNGLCHPMMSRGLTGLWELFMPDLPEGTLYKYEIRSREDNVLLRKADPYAVASEVRPRTASVVHDLSSYTWHDGTWMAARSEWDPLTAPLSIYEVHLGSWMRVPEEDNRWLTYEELAAKLIPYARDLGYTHLELLPVTEHPFDGSWGYQATGYFAATSRHGDPTKFMAFVDAAHQAGLGVIMDWAPAHFPDDPHGLAQFDGTHLYDHADPRLGYHPDWHSRIFNYDRVEVRTFLLNSALFWLDKYHIDGLRVDAVASMLYLDYGRQSGEWIPNEFGGKENLGAVSLLKELNVLVHRDFPGAVTIAEESTSWPGVSRPTYTGGLGFTFKWNMGWMHDMLTFFQHDPIYRRFHQDQLTFGLLYAFSENFVLALSHDEVVHGKRTLLDKMPGDVWQRFANLRLLYGYMYSHPGKKMLFMGGEFGQWREWNHDTSLDWHLCEDEPHRGLQRLVRDLNRVYREEPALHEVDFDWSGFQWIDFSDTDNSVIAYLRRANSTQAAIVCLCNFTPMPRHHYRIGVTEPGWYQEIINTDGIAYGGSNMGNGGGVHATDTPSHGFPYSLTITLPPLSILLLKR, encoded by the coding sequence ATGTCTATTGATCGACCCATTCAGCAGGATGATCTTGATCGTCTCATTGCCGGCACTCACTGGGCCCCTCACACGGTTCTGGGCCCACATCCCACGATGATCGACGGTCACCCCGGCTTCGCGATCCGGGCCTGGCTCCCCCAGATCACGGATGTTGAGGTCGTATCCGACTCCATCCTCAGCCCTATGACTCGCATTCGTGAGGAGGGACTGTATGAGGCGCTGCTTCCAGATACTACACTCGCTCCATCGTACACGCTTCGCGTCACAGACTATAACGGCACTGTCGCTGACATCCATGATCCCTATGCTTTTCCACCGCTGTTGACGGATCTTGAACTCCATCTCTTTACAGAAGGAACCCTGTACAAAGCCTACGACAGTTTCGGCGCCCATCTCCGCACCGTCCAAGGCGTCCCCGGAGTTCACTTTGTGCTGTGGGCTCCCAATGCTGCTCGCGTGAGCATCATCGGTGATTTCAATGGATGGAATGGACTCTGTCATCCCATGATGAGTCGAGGACTAACCGGGCTCTGGGAACTCTTCATGCCCGATCTACCGGAAGGCACCCTCTACAAGTATGAAATCCGGTCGCGAGAAGACAACGTGCTGTTGAGGAAAGCCGATCCCTATGCTGTCGCGAGCGAGGTCCGCCCGCGGACTGCCTCGGTCGTGCATGACTTGTCCAGCTACACCTGGCACGACGGCACATGGATGGCGGCCCGATCCGAATGGGATCCGCTGACCGCTCCCCTCTCCATCTATGAAGTCCATCTCGGATCATGGATGCGAGTTCCGGAGGAGGACAATCGCTGGCTCACCTATGAAGAACTCGCTGCCAAATTAATCCCCTACGCAAGGGATCTGGGCTACACACACCTGGAACTCCTGCCGGTGACAGAACATCCGTTCGATGGATCATGGGGATATCAAGCCACCGGCTACTTTGCCGCCACCAGCCGACACGGAGATCCCACAAAGTTCATGGCGTTTGTCGATGCCGCGCATCAAGCTGGCCTCGGCGTGATCATGGACTGGGCGCCGGCACACTTTCCTGACGATCCTCATGGATTGGCCCAGTTCGACGGCACACATCTCTATGACCATGCCGACCCGCGCCTCGGCTATCACCCCGATTGGCACAGCCGGATTTTTAATTACGATCGAGTCGAGGTGCGCACCTTCCTTCTGAATAGCGCTCTCTTCTGGTTGGACAAGTACCACATCGATGGATTACGCGTCGACGCCGTGGCGTCCATGCTCTACCTCGACTACGGACGACAGTCCGGTGAATGGATTCCCAATGAGTTTGGGGGCAAGGAAAATCTTGGAGCCGTTTCGCTCTTGAAAGAACTCAACGTCCTCGTCCACCGAGACTTCCCTGGAGCCGTCACAATTGCGGAAGAATCCACATCATGGCCTGGTGTCTCTCGGCCAACCTACACGGGAGGGCTCGGTTTTACGTTCAAGTGGAACATGGGGTGGATGCACGACATGCTGACCTTTTTCCAGCACGACCCAATCTACCGCCGGTTCCATCAGGACCAACTGACGTTCGGTCTGCTCTACGCCTTCAGCGAGAATTTCGTTCTCGCCCTCTCTCATGACGAAGTGGTGCACGGCAAACGAACGTTGCTCGACAAAATGCCGGGTGATGTCTGGCAGCGATTTGCGAATCTCCGGCTGCTTTATGGCTATATGTACAGCCACCCCGGGAAAAAAATGCTATTCATGGGCGGAGAGTTCGGTCAGTGGCGGGAATGGAACCATGACACCAGTTTGGATTGGCATCTCTGCGAGGATGAGCCTCATCGTGGGCTGCAACGTTTGGTCCGCGACCTGAATCGAGTCTATCGCGAGGAACCGGCGCTGCACGAAGTCGACTTTGACTGGAGCGGATTTCAGTGGATTGATTTCAGCGATACTGACAACTCCGTCATCGCCTATCTTCGAAGGGCAAACAGCACGCAAGCGGCCATCGTCTGCTTGTGCAACTTCACGCCAATGCCTCGCCACCACTACCGCATCGGCGTCACGGAACCCGGTTGGTATCAGGAAATCATCAACACTGATGGGATCGCTTACGGCGGCAGCAATATGGGAAATGGCGGTGGTGTTCACGCGACCGACACCCCGAGCCATGGCTTCCCATACTCACTGACGATCACGCTCCCACCCCTATCCATCCTCTTATTGAAGCGATAG